The Magnolia sinica isolate HGM2019 chromosome 9, MsV1, whole genome shotgun sequence genome contains a region encoding:
- the LOC131255000 gene encoding uncharacterized protein LOC131255000, producing MTFRKSFLPRIFSSKEKTISQTDEDSFDSSVAESESTSRLGSLNFSNLQSQMSDISDRRDFRFSNLDFLCCALFLILVWELICTPTMIDLLELYLCRPWHAFRKSPTDIAEKRNLAGFSEFDECVPMVDKAMDSS from the exons ATGACCTTCAGGAAG TCTTTTCTTCCAAGAATATTTTCATCCAAAGAGAAGACCATAAGCCAAACCGACGAAGATTCATTCGATTCTTCCG TTGCAGAATCAGAGTCTACTTCAAGGCTTGGGAGTCTAAATTTCAGTAACTTACAGTCTCAGATGTCAGACATCTCAGACAGACGAGACTTCAGGTTTTCTAATCTTGATTTTCTCTGTTGTGCTCTGTTCCTAAttcttgtttgggaattgatatgtacACCCACCATGATTGATTTGCTAGAATTGTATTTGTGTAGGCCTTGGCATGCTTTCAGGAAGTCACCAACAGATATTGCCGAGAAAAGAAATCT GGCAGGGTTCTCAGAGTTTGATGAATGTGTTCCCATGGTAGACAAAGCTATGGATTCGAGCTAG
- the LOC131255001 gene encoding putative disease resistance RPP13-like protein 1, protein MRRGNWHMIRQRRIGCISSKTQPTALKTYWTNGLRAEKYHKLGEMGAIPGEFKEVGNEEQKATYLLNETKIFGREEDRDEIIKFLIRASGPDFATIAIVGPEGMGKTTLAGYIYNNVRVKTHFKKRMWVSLSSNIQVNRLAENIIAAADETYNRPSDPLHCLHDAMRGKRFLLILDNVWNEHIVRWDLLKATLEGGASGSRVVVTTRDQNAAVITSTDHPYTLSSLSDEACLSIFSSKAFHGRSETSELSTLKTIGKEIVKKCKGNPLAAEAVGNVMLFKRTEEEWLSVLQGEILDVPDITKADILSYDNYPSHLKPCFAYFSLFPKGHTLSRDVLIKLWMAQNFFIPRSGKEEEEIGRDYFNELLRHSLFREIKKDSDGRVIQCIMHDLPHMLAQFVAKGEFCTTEIERFDSGLFQGRHLSLIVNNNNVASPTPIRFPKPGNVRTLLVFSQAGVEVELQLSHLINPLIHLRALDLSGTSIKWLPNSIENLKLLRYLNLSGSCIEEVPKSVTSLRNLQTLNLNRCQRLHKLSKGISKMVSLRHLEIEETDKLVYLPKGIGQLSSLWTLSKFTVDEMGKGCKMGELSNLNLLRGNLEMRNLGKVERREDAESAELKNKQFLRSLLLDFESNAKEEDGTMLENGEMKKMESVLMGLGPPHANLKELKICNYMGSVLPSWMEDSPFSSLVQLNLHSCRKFKQLPALGKLPSLKILKIQGNEGLEVVGHEFYGGSNTAFPSLKELSFISLTNWEEWNLGVEDGTTKKVMPSLQELYIQDCPKLEGLLGHPPDSL, encoded by the exons ATGCGGAGAGGAAACTGGCACATGATCAGGCAGCGAAGGATTGGTTGCATAAGCTCAAAGACGCAGCCCACTGCATTGAAGACATACTGGACAAATGGACTACGGGCAGAGAAATATCACAAGTTAGGAGAGATGGGAGCCATTCCCG GCGAATTTAAAGAGGTGGGGAATGAAGAACAGAAAGCCACCTACTTGCTCAACGAAACAAAGATTTTCGGCAGGGAAGAGGATAGAGATGAAATCATAAAGTTCTTGATAAGGGCAAGCGGGCCGGACTTTGCCACCATTGCAATAGTTGGTCCTGAGGGAATGGGCAAGACCACTCTTGCAGGATACATCTATAATAATGTGAGGGTCAAAACCCACTTCAAGAAGCGGATGTGGGTTTCACTCTCCTCCAATATCCAGGTGAACCGTCTTGCTGAAAATATTATAGCCGCTGCTGATGAAACTTACAATAGGCCTTCTGACCCATTACACTGTCTTCATGATGCCATGAGGGGTAAAAGGTTTTTACTCatcctggacaatgtttggaatgAACATATTGTGAGATGGGATCTGCTGAAGGCCACGCTTGAAGGCGGAGCATCTGGAAGTAGGGTTGTGGTCACAACTCGTGACCAAAACGCAGCGGTAATAACAAGCACAGACCACCCTTATACTCTTAGCTCGTTATCTGACGAAGCTTGTTTGTCTATATTTAGCTCCAAAGCTTTCCATGGTAGGAGCGAGACTAGTGAGCTTTCCACGTTGAAAACTATTGGGAAGGAGATCGTCAAGAAGTGCAAAGGCAATCCTCTTGCCGCGGAGGCTGTTGGAAACGTCATGCTTTTCAAGAGGACGGAGGAAGAATGGTTGTCCGTCCTGCAAGGAGAAATACTAGATGTACCAGATATTACCAAAGCTGATATATTAAGCTATGACAATTATCCCTCCCATCTGAAGCCCTGCTTCGCGTATTTCTCTTTATTTCCTAAAGGTCATACGCTAAGTAGGGATGTATTAATAAAGCTGTGGATGGCCCAAAACTTCTTTATACCTCGGAGTGGAAAAGAGGAAGAGGAAATCGGTAGGGATTATTTCAACGAATTACTGCGGCATTCATTATTTAGAGAGATCAAGAAGGACAGTGACGGCCGTGTAATTCAATGTATAATGCATGACCTCCCTCACATGCTCGCCCAATTCGTTGCCAAGGGTGAATTTTGCACCACAGAGATTGAAAGATTCGACTCTGGCTTGTTCCAGGGCCGTCATTTATCACTAATTGTTAACAATAACAATGTCGCGTCGCCTACTCCTATCCGGTTTCCCAAACCTGGAAATGTGCGCACGCTCCTAGTGTTCTCGCAAGCAGGGGTGGAAGTCGAGCTACAGCTTTCCCATCTAATCAATCCCTTGATCCATCTAAGGGCACTGGATCTGAGTGGAACTTCAATTAAGTGGTTGCCAAATTCCATTGAGAATCTAAAACTTCTAAGGTATCTCAATCTTTCCGGGTCATGCATTGAAGAGGTGCCTAAATCTGTTACTAGTCTCCGTAATTTGCAGACTCTGAATCTCAACAGGTGCCAAAGACTTCATAAACTTTCCAAAGGGATTAGTAAAATGGTTAGTCTGAGGCATCTTGAAATTGAAGAGACTGACAAGCTTGTGTACCTGCCGAAAGGAATAGGGCAACTTAGCTCCCTCTGGACGTTATCCAAGTTCACGGTTGATGAAATGGGCAAAGGGTGTAAGATGGGAGAGCTGAGCAACCTTAACCTCCTCCGCGGAAACCTGGAGATGAGAAATCTGGGGAAGGTGGAGAGGAGGGAAGACGCTGAGAGTGCGGAACTGAAGAACAAACAATTCCTTCGTAGTCTGTTATTGGATTTTGAGAGCAATGCAAAGGAGGAGGACGGGACAATGTTGGAAAACGGTGAGATGAAGAAGATGGAGAGCGTGCTCATGGGTCTTGGACCACCCCATGCAAATCTAAAGGAGCTCAAAATATGCAACTATATGGGCTCTGTTCTCCCAAGCTGGATGGAAGATTCGCCCTTCTCCAGTCTAGTCCAGTTGAACCTACATTCATGCAGGAAATTCAAGCAACTTCCTGCTCTTGGGAAGCTGCCGTCTCTTAAAATCTTGAAGATTCAGGGCAATGAAGGATTGGAAGTGGTGGGCCACGAGTTCTACGGTGGCAGTAACACTGCATTTCCAAGTCTTAAGGaactttctttcatttccttgacTAATTGGGAGGAGTGGAACCTTGGGGTAGAAGATGGAACAACGAAAAAAGTTATGCCGTCTCTACAAGAGCTGTACATCCAAGATTGTCCAAAGCTGGAGGGGTTGCTGGGCCACCCCCCAGACAGCCTCTAG